The following proteins are encoded in a genomic region of Oncorhynchus kisutch isolate 150728-3 linkage group LG4, Okis_V2, whole genome shotgun sequence:
- the LOC109888948 gene encoding kinase non-catalytic C-lobe domain-containing protein 1 isoform X3: protein MESAEHPVGGGDESPSEADSLWGTDEPLRVGHRGQMSPDCCEDMEDTESLVSHCLLSPSSGAEESSHSHSPAWALAFYGGDCFSQDVVEYARNLGQHSESPCLELKTQELQQQLMIEKKSLKKTRHFYQKLLHQERKNKRSDARLMLSKLKVQLEELRSKVEFLDSIKKYLEVLSVDQWGVDVSLLPSLAASDPGSPLDLQPSEEPAVLGLVSLSGAGTGKSSLQAATPLDFMSYLYARNAPLEGYIQQFLYTYRYFCTPQELLQFLMGKFTSAAAGGDPDVSGDSAKVYHRSLDVLQTWLTDYIMVDFSPKSSLLMTLENFLTTKVSPLDSRGERLLTTLQRSPRKRWSQGCGSPISMQEDDDDALSVHTSCRKSAIEYSGRKSFQWRISRVVEPQSTQPKDKAYSIAAALPRPYYTSHMDNISSACLRSEERHHFSQSEHSAQHTAQQLTLLQQEMFQGCHPIHFLNSKSQGVRDKAVCVTKHAAHSVPPVEGSNLFVHEGTPQDSHLQQLLRYADSVSNWVSAEIVICDSIKIQAALLTKFLLIAKHCYESRDFATAMQVLGGLENVIVRQLPAWKHLSTKVCEVLEDLRAVQVFLKSDNLCLMGGEHVRRRPTLPAVHILAMHIQQLEIGAFTLTSGAYKWPKLRTIAKVVSQVHAFQETVYSFTPDPGLQAYIRLRIAHLSGCDIPLLAADNEANFHHNPTDRHTRRIQDTLKRVKATFQ from the exons ATGGAGAGTGCCGAGCATCCAGTGGGGGGCGGCGATGAAAGCCCCTCTGAAGCTGACTCTCTATGGGGGACGGACGAGCCACTGAGGGTGGGCCACCGAGGCCAGATGAGCCCTGACTGCTGCGAGGACATGGAGGACACAGAATCTCTGGTGTCTCattgtctcctctcccccagctCAGGAGCAGAGGAgtccagccacagccacagcccagCCTGGGCCCTGGCCTTCTATGGAGGGGACTGTTTTAGTCAGGATGTGGTGGAATATGCTAGGAACTTGGGACAGCATAGTGAGTCCCCGTGCCTGGAGCTGAAAACACAG GAGCTTCAACAGCAGCTTATGATCGAGAAGAAGAGTCTGAAAAAGACCAGACATTTCTACCAAAAGCTGCTCCATCAAGAGAGAAAAAACAAAC GTTCGGATGCTAGATTGATGCTGTCCAAACTCAAAGTCCAGCTTGAGGAGTTGAGGTCCAAAGTGGAGTTTCTAGACTCTATAAAGAAATATCTGGAG GTTCTGAGTGTGGATCAATGGGGTGTGGATgtgtccctccttccctccctggcAGCCTCTGATCCAGGGAGCCCTCTGGATCTCCAGCCCTCAGAGGAGCCTGCCGTGTTGGGATTGGTGTCTTTGTCtggggcagggacagggaagagcAGCCTGCAGGCCGCCACACCCCTGGATTTCATGTCCTACCTCTATGCCAG AAATGCTCCATTGGAGGGTTATATCCAACAGTTCCTGTACACTTACCGCTATTTCTGTACCCCTCAAGAACTCCTTCAGTTCCTGATGGGCAAATTCACCAGTGCAGCAGCAGG AGGTGATCCAGATGTGTCAGGGGACAGTGCTAAGGTGTACCACCGGAGTCTGGACGTGCTGCAAACCTGGCTGACTGACTACATAATGGTGGACTTCAGCCCCAAATCCAGCCTGCTGATGACCCTGGAAAACTTCCTCACCACTAAA GTGTCTCCGTTagacagtagaggagagagactttTGACCACTCTTCAGAGGTCTCCCAGGAAGAGGTGGAGCCAAGGCTGTGGGAGCCCAATCAGCATgcaggaggatgatgatgatgcacTGTCTGTCCATACCTCATGCAGAAAATCAGCTATTGAGTACTCTGGAAGGAAG AGCTTCCAGTGGAGGATATCCAGGGTGGTTGAGCCCCAGTCGACCCAGCCTAAAGACAAGGCCTACTCCATAGCAGCAGCCCTGCCCCGGCCCTACTACACCTCGCATATGGATAACATCTCCAGTGCCTGCCTTAGAAGCGAGGAGAGACACCACTTTAGTCAGAGTGAACACAGCGCCCAACACACAGCACAGCAACTCACTCTACTGCAGCAG GAAATGTTTCAAGGCTGTCACCCAATTCATTTCCTCAACTCTAAATCTCAAGGAGTCAGGGACAAAGCTGTTTGTGTCACCAA ACATGCGGCACACTCTGTTCCTCCAGTAGAGGGCAGCAATCTATTTGTTCATGAAGGGACTCCACAGGACAGCCACCTCCAACAGCTACTGAGATATGCTGACAGCGTCTCCAATTGGGTCTCTGCAGAAATCGTCATCTGTGATTCGATAAAG ATCCAAGCGGCATTGCTCACCAAGTTTCTCCTAATTGCCAAACACTGCTATGAATCAAGAGACTTTGCCACAGCAATGCAGGTCCTTGGAGGCCTGGAGAATGTGATTGTCAGGCAATTACCG GCTTGGAAACATCTGTCTACCAAGGTGTGTGAGGTCCTTGAGGATCTGCGAGCCGTGCAG GTCTTTCTGAAGAGTGATAACCtgtgtctgatgggaggagagcaTGTGAGGAGGAGACCCACCCTCCCTGCTGTCCACATCCTGGCCATGCACATCCAGCAGCTGGAGATAGGAGCCTTCACTCTGACCAGTGGCGCATACAAGTGGCCAAAACTCAG AACCATAGCCAAGGTGGTGAGTCAGGTGCATGCATTCCAGGAGACGGTGTACTCCTTCACTCCTGACCCGGGGCTGCAGGCCTACATCAGACTAAGAATAGCCCACCTCAGTGGCTGTGACATTCCCCTGCTGGCTGCAGACAACGAGGCCAACTTCCACCACAACCCCACTGACCGACACACCCGCAGGATCCAGGACACACTGAAGAGGGTGAAGGCCACCTTCCAGTGA